The genomic segment TTTCTCCAAGCTTCTTGGTAGTTATCTACGATGCCGCCGAAATAATCATCGAGGAACAAGTTTTTCAGTTCCGGATCACGGTCATACGCATCTTTAATGTTTTGCAGGAAGCCGGCACGGATAATGCAGCCGCCACGGAAAATCATTGCAATACTGCCGTAGTTCAGGTTCCAGTTGTACTGGTCAGAAGCAGCGCGCATTTGCGCGAAGCCTTGGGCGTACGAAGCGATTTTGCTCGCGAATAGCGCTTTGCGGACCGCTTCAATAAACTCTTGCGCATCGCCGTCATAGCTCGATACCGCAGGACCGTTCAGCTTTTTGCTTGCCGCTACGCGCTCCTCTTTCATCGCAGAAATAAAGCGCGAGAATACGGACTCGGTAATGATCGACAATGGAACACCAAGATCAAGAGCGCTTTGGCTCGTCCATTTGCCAGTTCCTTTTTGGCCTGCGGAATCGAGAATTACATCGACCATCGGCTTGCCTGTAGCTGGGTCTGTTTTCGAGAAAATGTCAGCTGTAATTTCGATCAAATAGCTGTCCAGCTCACCATTATTCCATTCGGTGAAAATGGTATGCAGCTCGGACGTGCTTACACCGAGTACATCTTTCAATAAATGGTATGCTTCGCCAATCAGCTGCATGTCGCCATACTCGATGCCATTGTGCACCATTTTCACATAGTGTCCAGCGCCGCCTTCACCAATATAAGTGGAGCAAGCATCGCCATTCACCTTCGCAGAAATAGCTGTCAAGATCGGCTCAACGAGCTCATAAGCGTCTTTTTGACCGCCTGGCATAATTGCTGGACCTTTAAGCGCACCCTCTTCGCCGCCGGAAACGCCCGCACCGATAAAGCGGAAGCCTTTAGCTGAAAGCTCTTCATTTCTTCTTTGCGTATCAGGGAAATAAGCGTTGCCGCCGTCAATCAAAATGTCCCCTTGGTCTAGAAAAGGTACAAGCTGATTAATCGTATCGTCAGTTGGCGCGCCTGCTTTGACCATTATTAAAATTCTGCGCGGCGTTTCAAGCGAGTTTACAAACTCTTCTACGCTGTATGCACCTACAAAATTTTTGCCTTTTGCTTCTTCCAGAAGCTCATTTGTTTTTTCTGGGGAACGGTTGAATAGCGCAACCGAGAACCCTCTGCTTTCAATGTTTAATGCGAGGTTTTTGCCCATAACGGCAAGACCAACGACACCAATTTGCTGTTTGCTCACGGAAATCTGCCTCCCAATCCTATTCAAGCTCTTTTTATATAAGCGTAAACGGCTATCGCCGTTCTTAAAATAAATGCCTTATTACATATTACTTATCGCTTTAAACTCCCCGTCTTACAGGGAAGTTTTTTTCCAGTCAGCAGCAAATTTCTCCATTCCTTGATCGGTAAGCGGGTGCTTCGAAATTTGCTCGATAACCGCGAATGGCACAGTTGCAATATGCGCGCCAGCCATCGCTACGCGAGTAACGTGATCCGGGTGGCGAACCGAAGCTGCAATAATTTGCGCATCCAGCTGGTGCGTGCGGAACAATTCCGCAATTTTAGAAACCAATAGAACGCCATCTTCGGAAATATCGTCCAGACGACCAAGGAACGGAGAAACATAGGTTGCGCCAGCACGAGCAGCCAACAGCGCTTGGTTTACTGTGAAAATAAGCGTTACATTCGTTTTTACGCCTTTTTTCGTCAGGTAACGGCAAGTTTCTAATCCAGCAAGGTTCATCGGAAGCTTGATTGTAATGTTTTTATCGTTGTTGTTGATTTTGATCAGCTCGTCCGCTTCAGCGATCATTTCTTCAGCTGTAATCGCGTTAGGCGTTACTTCTGCAGAAACAGATTCAACCTCAGGCACGATTTGCAAAATTTCAGCAATACGGTCTTCAAATTTCACGCCTTCTTTAGCAACCAAAGACGGGTTAGTGGTAACACCAGACAAAACGCCGATTTTGTAAGCTTTCTTGATATCTTCCACATTAGCCGTATCGATAAAAAATTTCATAGTCAATTACCTCCGTTTTTTGGGTTCATTTTTGATCTACATTTTAATTTTAAATTTGATTGCCTTGCATTTCAATTATTTCAATAATTCTTTTGCCAGGCTAACGACATTTTCCGTTGAGAAGCCAAAGTACTCCATCACTTGATTGCCTGGGCCGGATGCGCCAAAAGTATCAATGGACAACACTTTGCCGCTTGGTCCTGCATAACGCTCCCAGCCAAGCGAAATGCCCGCTTCAATGGCGATACGGTTCGAAACGGCATCAGGGAGAATGCTTTGCTTGTAAGCTGCTGGCTGACGCTCAAACAGCTCTCTGCTCGGCATAGCTACGACGCGAACGGATACGTTATCGTTCTCCAGCTCGGTTTTAGCACTTACAGCAAGCGACACCTCGGAACCTGTAGCGATCAAAATGACGTCTGGCTTATCGTTCGTTTCTGTCAGCACATAAGCGCCTTTAGCTACTTCTGCAACGTTAGCTTTCGTCGCTTCATAGATCGGCAGATTTTGTCTGCTCAGCACGAGCGCTACCGGACCATCATTTTGCTGCAAAGCATAAGCCCAAGCACTTGCCGTTTCATTGGCATCCGTTGGACGAATGACAGTGAGCCCTGGAATGGTGCGAAGCGCAGCCAAATGCTCAACTGGCTCATGTGTAGGACCATCTTCGCCGACTGCGATGGAATCATGCGTGAATACATACGTCACAGGCAGCTTCTGCAAGGCAGCCAGACGAATCGACGGGCGCAAATAATCGCTGAATACGAAGAAGGTGCTCACAAATGGTTTTACGCCGCCATGCAGCGCCATGCCATTGCCCGCCGCGCCCATCGCATGCTCGCGAACGCCGAAATAAATATTGCGTCCTGCATACGATTTAACCGCGAACGTCTCTTCGCCTTTAATGTCCGTCATCGTGGAATGCGATAGATCTGCACTGCCTCCGAAGATGGAAGGAACGGTCTTCACATAATGATTGATGGCTTCGCCGCTCGCTACGCGAGTTGAAAGTGTTTTGGAGGCATCGAAGGTCAAAATGTCAGCCGCATCAATCGTTACGGAACCATCGATGACTTGAGCCAGTTCCTTGCCTTGCGCCGGATATTGTGCGGTGTAGGAAGCAAGCTGTTTGTTCCATTCCGCCTCTTTAGCTGCACCCGCAAGCTTCAACTGCTCGTAATGCGCTTTGACCTCAGCCGGAACGGTGAACTCTTCTTCGTACTGCCAGCCATAAGCGGCTTTCGTTGCGATTGCTTCTTCCTTGCCAAGCGGATTGCCATGCGCTTTATTCGTGCCCGCTACTTTGCTTCCGTAACCGATAATCGTCCGAATTTCAATAAGCGTTGGCTGTGAATCGTTTTGCTTGGCAGCTGCAATTGCCTCAGCGATGGCCGAAATGTCATTGCCATCTTCCACGCGGAGATATTGCCAATTCGCAGATTCCGCTCTTTTTTGAATATTCTCCCCAAAAGAAAGGTTTAATTCTCCGTCGAGGGAAATATCGTTTGAATCATAGAGCACGATCAATTTGTCCAGCTTCATATGGCCAGCCATCGACATAGCCTCATAGGAAATCCCTTCCATTAAACAGCCGTCGCCAACTAGCGCATACGTATAATGGTCGATGATTGGGAAACCATCCTGATTGAATTTTGCAGCCAGATGCGCCTCTGCCATTGCCATGCCGACAGCCATTGCAACCCCTTGGCCTAGAGGGCCAGTCGTCGCATCTACTCCATCCGTATGTCCAAACTCAGGATGGCCTGGCGTCTTGCTGTTCAGCTTGCGGAATTGCTTCAAATCGTCGAGCGACACTTCATAGCCGGATAAGTGCAGCAGGCTGTAAAGCAGCGCTGAACCATGGCCCGCCGAAAGCACGAAACGGTCGCGGTTGAACCATTTGGCATGACCGGGATTGTGGCTTAAAAATTTGGACCATAACGTGTAGGCCATTGGCGCTGCGCCCATAGGAAGGCCCGGATGACCGGAATTGGCGCTGTTAATGGCGTCAATCGATAAAGTACGAATCGTGTCAATCGCTAACTGATCAATGGTTTGTGTGATAGGCATATTGTTGTCCTTTCTCTGTTTCAGATTGTTGTTCCAGCTTGGAATCGAACCACCAGTGGTAGCCATCCTGCGCTAGCAAAGCATCGGATTCCGCTGGCCCATAAGTACCGGCCGCATAATGATGAAGAGGAACCTGATTTTCTGCGAAAGCTTCCAAAATAGGCTGAACCCAGGCCCACGACATTTCAACTTCATCCCAATGCGCAAAAAACGTAGGGTTGCCGTTCAAAGCGTCGTGAATCAAATTTTCATAAGCTTCTGGAAGTTCTTCCTTGTTCGGGTGAAAATCGATTTGAATCGGCTTGAATTCACCATTTTGCTGCGAATCCTTGGAATTGAGCTGAAGCGTAATGCTTTCATTAGGGCTCATTTCAATGACGAGCAGATTCGGAGCCACTCCTTCTTCGTTTACGGAAGGAGCTTGTTTTAACGGCTCTTTAAATTCAATGACGATTCGTGTCGATTTTTCCTTCATTCTTTTGCCGGTACGAATGTAGAAAGGAACGCCCCGCCAAAAGAAATCATCAATTTGCAATTTAGCTGCAATAAAGGTGTCATTCATCGAAGTTTCAGCAATCCCCGGCTCAGACTTATAGCCGACAACCGGCTTGCCCTGAATGCTGCCAGCGCTGTATTGTCCGCGAACGATGCTGAGGGCAACATCTTTCTTTTGCAGCGGTTCAAGAGCTTCCATCACCTGTTTCTTCTTAGAACGAACCTTTTCCGGATCGCTCTTCTGCGGCAGCTGGATCGCCGTCATCATAAGCAATTGCAGCAAATGGTTTTGGAACATGTCTCTTAGCGCGCCGACATGATCGTAATAACCGGCTCTTTCCTCTACGCCGACCGTTTCATTCGCTGTAATTTGCACATTGGCAATGTAATGATTGTTCCACAGCGCCTGAATGACCGGGTTCGTCTGCTGCAAAGCCTCAAGACGCTGCACCATCGGCTTGCCCAGATAATGATCGATCCGAAAAACTTCTTTCTCCTCAAAAGACCGGCTAAGGCTTTCATTCAGATCGCGTGCAGATTGCAAATCATGGCCGAAAGGCTTCTCAATGACGAGGCGCTTCCAGCCCTGCGCAGAGCCAAGCCCGCT from the Paenibacillus sp. BIHB 4019 genome contains:
- the gndA gene encoding NADP-dependent phosphogluconate dehydrogenase, whose amino-acid sequence is MSKQQIGVVGLAVMGKNLALNIESRGFSVALFNRSPEKTNELLEEAKGKNFVGAYSVEEFVNSLETPRRILIMVKAGAPTDDTINQLVPFLDQGDILIDGGNAYFPDTQRRNEELSAKGFRFIGAGVSGGEEGALKGPAIMPGGQKDAYELVEPILTAISAKVNGDACSTYIGEGGAGHYVKMVHNGIEYGDMQLIGEAYHLLKDVLGVSTSELHTIFTEWNNGELDSYLIEITADIFSKTDPATGKPMVDVILDSAGQKGTGKWTSQSALDLGVPLSIITESVFSRFISAMKEERVAASKKLNGPAVSSYDGDAQEFIEAVRKALFASKIASYAQGFAQMRAASDQYNWNLNYGSIAMIFRGGCIIRAGFLQNIKDAYDRDPELKNLFLDDYFGGIVDNYQEAWRKVIAIAVTRGIPVPAFASALAYYDSYRTERLPANLLQAQRDYFGAHTFERLDQQGSFHFQWMENNE
- the fsa gene encoding fructose-6-phosphate aldolase, giving the protein MKFFIDTANVEDIKKAYKIGVLSGVTTNPSLVAKEGVKFEDRIAEILQIVPEVESVSAEVTPNAITAEEMIAEADELIKINNNDKNITIKLPMNLAGLETCRYLTKKGVKTNVTLIFTVNQALLAARAGATYVSPFLGRLDDISEDGVLLVSKIAELFRTHQLDAQIIAASVRHPDHVTRVAMAGAHIATVPFAVIEQISKHPLTDQGMEKFAADWKKTSL
- the tkt gene encoding transketolase; the encoded protein is MTQTIDQLAIDTIRTLSIDAINSANSGHPGLPMGAAPMAYTLWSKFLSHNPGHAKWFNRDRFVLSAGHGSALLYSLLHLSGYEVSLDDLKQFRKLNSKTPGHPEFGHTDGVDATTGPLGQGVAMAVGMAMAEAHLAAKFNQDGFPIIDHYTYALVGDGCLMEGISYEAMSMAGHMKLDKLIVLYDSNDISLDGELNLSFGENIQKRAESANWQYLRVEDGNDISAIAEAIAAAKQNDSQPTLIEIRTIIGYGSKVAGTNKAHGNPLGKEEAIATKAAYGWQYEEEFTVPAEVKAHYEQLKLAGAAKEAEWNKQLASYTAQYPAQGKELAQVIDGSVTIDAADILTFDASKTLSTRVASGEAINHYVKTVPSIFGGSADLSHSTMTDIKGEETFAVKSYAGRNIYFGVREHAMGAAGNGMALHGGVKPFVSTFFVFSDYLRPSIRLAALQKLPVTYVFTHDSIAVGEDGPTHEPVEHLAALRTIPGLTVIRPTDANETASAWAYALQQNDGPVALVLSRQNLPIYEATKANVAEVAKGAYVLTETNDKPDVILIATGSEVSLAVSAKTELENDNVSVRVVAMPSRELFERQPAAYKQSILPDAVSNRIAIEAGISLGWERYAGPSGKVLSIDTFGASGPGNQVMEYFGFSTENVVSLAKELLK
- the zwf gene encoding glucose-6-phosphate dehydrogenase, producing MEPTTFVLFGATGDLAKRKIYPALYNLFIEQKLPQAFSLIGLGRRELTHETFQANVEQSLRDFSRREIKDEASVKAFLQAFRYQVLNIDHKEDYQKLLHMIEQREEALNLAPNRLFYLSVGPEFFETIASNIQASGLGSAQGWKRLVIEKPFGHDLQSARDLNESLSRSFEEKEVFRIDHYLGKPMVQRLEALQQTNPVIQALWNNHYIANVQITANETVGVEERAGYYDHVGALRDMFQNHLLQLLMMTAIQLPQKSDPEKVRSKKKQVMEALEPLQKKDVALSIVRGQYSAGSIQGKPVVGYKSEPGIAETSMNDTFIAAKLQIDDFFWRGVPFYIRTGKRMKEKSTRIVIEFKEPLKQAPSVNEEGVAPNLLVIEMSPNESITLQLNSKDSQQNGEFKPIQIDFHPNKEELPEAYENLIHDALNGNPTFFAHWDEVEMSWAWVQPILEAFAENQVPLHHYAAGTYGPAESDALLAQDGYHWWFDSKLEQQSETEKGQQYAYHTNH